The Acidimicrobiales bacterium sequence TCCCGGCGTTCACCGCGATCTGCTTCAGCGGCTCCTCGACGGCCTTCGCGACGATCCGGGCACCCGTCGCCTCGTCGCCCTCGAGCTTCTCGGAGGCCTCCAGGATGGCGGTCTGCGCACGGAGCAAGGCCACACCGCCACCCGGCACGACGCCTTCTTCGATCGCAGCCTTGGTGGTCGACACCGCATCCTCGATCCGGTGCTTCTTCTCCTTCAGCTCGACCTCGGTCGCGGCGCCGACCTTGATGACCGTCACGCCACCGGACAGCTTGGCCAGGCGCTCCTGGAGCTTCTCCCGGTCGTAGTCGGAGTCCGTGTTCTCGATCTCCGTCTTGATCTGGTTGATCCGGCCCTTGATGTCGGTCTCGGTCCCGCCGCCCTCGACGATGGTCGTCTCGTCCTTGGTGACGACGACCTTGCGCGCCGACCCCAACAGGTCCAGCGTCACGTTCTCGAGCTTCAGGCCCACTTCCTCGGTCACGACCTGGCCACCGGTCAGGATCGCGATGTCCTGGAGCATGGCCTTGCGCCGCTCGCCGAAGCCCGGCGCCTTCACCGCCACCGAGCGGAACGTCCCACGGATCTTGTTCACGACCAACGTCGCCAGGGCCTCGCCCTCGACGTCCTCGGCGATGATCAGCAGCGGCTTGCCGCTCTGCATGACCTTCTCCAGCAGGGGCAGCACGTCCCGGACCGCCGTGATCTTGGACCCCACGAGCAACAGGTAGGCGTCCTCGAGGACCGCCTCCATCCGCTCGGGGTCGGTCACGAAGTAGGGGGCGATGTAGCCCTTGTCGAAGCGCATCCCCTCGACCAGGTCCATGTCCATCCCGAACGTCTGCGACTCCTCGACGGTGATGACGCCGTCACGCCCGACCTTGTCGATGGCCTCCGAGATCATCCCGCCGATCTCCGCGTCCGCCGCCGAGATGGAGGCGACCTGCGCGATCTGCTCCTTGGAGTCGGTGTCCTTGGCCAGCCCGTGGATCGACCCGACCGCGGTCTCCACCGCCGCCTCGATACCCCGCTTGAGCGACATCGGGTTCGCCCCCGCCGCCACGTTCCGCAGACCCTCGTGGACCATGGCCCACGCCAGCACCGTCGCCGTCGTGGTCCCGTCGCCGGCCACGTCGTCGGTCTTCTTGGCGACCTCCTTGACCAGCTCGGCGCCGATCTTCTCGAAGGGGTCCTCGAGGTCGATCTCCTTGGCGATCGACACGCCGTCGTTGGTGATGGTCGGGGCGCCCCACTTCTTGTCGAGCACCACGTTGCGGCCCTTCGGGCCGAGGGTCACGCGCACGGCGTCGGCCAGCTTGTTCATGCCGGTCTCCAGCCCCCTGCGGGCGTCCTCGTGGAAGGAGATGATCTTGGCCATCTGGTTCTATTCCTCCATTAGCACTCTCGTCGTCTGAGTGCTAACGGTACCCACCTTAAGGGTCGCGTGCAAGGGCGAGCGCGCCTCCTGCCGGCCGACCGCCCCCTCCCGCCGGACCCCTCCCCGGCGGCCGGGCCGTCAGCCCCCCGCCACCGCCGGCACGATCGACAGGGTCTGGCCGTCCGCCACCGGCGTGGCCAGGCCGTCGAGGAACCGGACGTCTTCGTCGGCCAGGAAGACGTTGACGAAGCGGCGCAGGTTGCCCCCCTCGTCGAAGAGGCGATCGGAGAAGCCTGCATGGGCGGCGTCGAGGGCCTTGAGCACCTCGCCCACCGAGGCTCCCTCGACGGCGATCTCGCCGGCGCCCCCCGTCAGGGTGCGCAGCTGGGTGGGGATGCGGACGGTCACGCTCATCGGCTCGGCGTCTCCTCGATGCTGTCGACGGCGGCATCGAAGGCCGCCAGGGTCGGGGCAATGGTGGCGGTCGGAGAGGAGCCCTCGGCCCCGGTCAGCGCCTCCACGGTCTTGAGGCCGTGCCCGGTGACCAGCGCCACCACCCGCTCGTCGGGGCGGATGGCGCCCGAGGCGGCCAGCCGGCACAGCGTGGCGATCGTCACGCCCCCCGCCGTCTCGGCGAAGATCCCCTCGGTCCGAGCAAGCAGCCCGATGGCGTCGCGCACCTCGTCGTCGGTCACCGCCGCGCAGGAGCCACCCGACTTCCTCATGACGTCGAGCGCGTACCAGCCGTCGGCGGGGTTCCCGATGGCCAGCGACTTGGCGATCGTCTTGGGCTTGACCGGCCGGATGGCGTCGGTGCCCTCCAAGAACGCGGTCGCCACGGGCGAGCACCCCTCGGCCTGGGCGCCCGAGACCCGCACGGCGGGCTCCTCGGGCAACAGGCCGACCTTGCCCAGCTCGGAGAAACCCTTTGCCACCTTCGTGAGTTGGCTGCCCGAGCCGATCGGGACCACCACGTGGTCCGGCGCCTGCCAGCCCAGCTGCTCGGCGATCTCGAAGGCCAGGGTCTTGGACCCTTCGGCGTAGTAGGTGCGCACGTTGACGTTGACGAAGGCCCAACTCGGACGCTCGCTGGTGAGCTCCGCGCACAGCCGGTTCACGTCGTCGTACGTGCCGTCCACCGCCACGACGGTGCCGCCGTAGACCGCGGTCATCGTGACCTTGGCGGCCTCGAGGTCGTGGGGGATCAGCACGACGGAGTCCATGCCGGCCCGGGCGGCGTGGGCCGCCACCGAGTTGGCGAGGTTCCCGGTCGAGGCGCACGCGGCCACCTTGAAGCCGAGACGCCGCGCCTTGGTCAGCGCGACCGAGACGACGCGGTCCTTGAACGAGCCGGTCGGGTTCGCGGTGTCGTCCTTGATCCACAGCTCACCCAGCCCCAGCTCGGCCGCCAGCCGGTCCGCCCGCACGAGCGGGGTGAACCCGGCGCCCAGGTCGACCGGCGACTCGTCGTCGACGGGCAGCAGGTCCCGGTACCGCCAGATGGTGCGCGGCCCGGCCTCGATCCGCTCACGGCTGACGGTCGCGGCGATCCGCTCGTAGTCGTAGGCCACCTCGAGCGGCCCAAAGCAGTAGTCGCAGACGTGCAGCGCTTCGGCAGGGAAGGGACGCTGACATTCACGACAGCGAAGCCCGGTGACGAAATCGACCATCTGTCCTCCTCATCGATCGGGCATTGGCACCAGGTGCGTTGCACTGGTTGCCGCGACTTCGACGGGCCCGTCCCTCAGTCGCTCTGGATGATGTCAACCATGGTAGTCGCTGGGGGCCGGTCACCTCAACGCAGCCTGACTGCTTGAATCGTGGGCGTGGCACGCACCTTTCACCACGGGGACTTCTCCTCGGACCTGGTCCTCGAGGCCAAGGCCCGCACGGGCCGCACCGTCTCGGTCTGCATCCCCGCCCGCGACGAGGGCTCGACCGTGGGTTCGGTGGTCCGGGCCGTGGTCCAGCCCTTCCTGGCCCGGCACGGGGGCAATGGCCTCGTCGACGA is a genomic window containing:
- the groL gene encoding chaperonin GroEL (60 kDa chaperone family; promotes refolding of misfolded polypeptides especially under stressful conditions; forms two stacked rings of heptamers to form a barrel-shaped 14mer; ends can be capped by GroES; misfolded proteins enter the barrel where they are refolded when GroES binds), with the protein product MAKIISFHEDARRGLETGMNKLADAVRVTLGPKGRNVVLDKKWGAPTITNDGVSIAKEIDLEDPFEKIGAELVKEVAKKTDDVAGDGTTTATVLAWAMVHEGLRNVAAGANPMSLKRGIEAAVETAVGSIHGLAKDTDSKEQIAQVASISAADAEIGGMISEAIDKVGRDGVITVEESQTFGMDMDLVEGMRFDKGYIAPYFVTDPERMEAVLEDAYLLLVGSKITAVRDVLPLLEKVMQSGKPLLIIAEDVEGEALATLVVNKIRGTFRSVAVKAPGFGERRKAMLQDIAILTGGQVVTEEVGLKLENVTLDLLGSARKVVVTKDETTIVEGGGTETDIKGRINQIKTEIENTDSDYDREKLQERLAKLSGGVTVIKVGAATEVELKEKKHRIEDAVSTTKAAIEEGVVPGGGVALLRAQTAILEASEKLEGDEATGARIVAKAVEEPLKQIAVNAG
- a CDS encoding MoaD/ThiS family protein; translation: MSVTVRIPTQLRTLTGGAGEIAVEGASVGEVLKALDAAHAGFSDRLFDEGGNLRRFVNVFLADEDVRFLDGLATPVADGQTLSIVPAVAGG
- a CDS encoding threonine synthase; its protein translation is MVDFVTGLRCRECQRPFPAEALHVCDYCFGPLEVAYDYERIAATVSRERIEAGPRTIWRYRDLLPVDDESPVDLGAGFTPLVRADRLAAELGLGELWIKDDTANPTGSFKDRVVSVALTKARRLGFKVAACASTGNLANSVAAHAARAGMDSVVLIPHDLEAAKVTMTAVYGGTVVAVDGTYDDVNRLCAELTSERPSWAFVNVNVRTYYAEGSKTLAFEIAEQLGWQAPDHVVVPIGSGSQLTKVAKGFSELGKVGLLPEEPAVRVSGAQAEGCSPVATAFLEGTDAIRPVKPKTIAKSLAIGNPADGWYALDVMRKSGGSCAAVTDDEVRDAIGLLARTEGIFAETAGGVTIATLCRLAASGAIRPDERVVALVTGHGLKTVEALTGAEGSSPTATIAPTLAAFDAAVDSIEETPSR